In Zunongwangia profunda SM-A87, the following proteins share a genomic window:
- the ahcY gene encoding adenosylhomocysteinase: MSTNTVPYTAYKVKDISLAAWGRKEIELAEAEMPGLMALREEYKEEQPLKGARIAGCLHMTIQTAVLIETLKALGAEVTWSSCNIFSTQDQAAAAIAEAGIPVYAWKGMTEEEFDWCIEQTLFFGEDRKPLNMILDDGGDLTNMVLDKYPELAKDVKGLSEETTTGVHRLYERMKNGTLPMPAINVNDSVTKSKFDNKFGCRESAVDAIRRATDVMLAGKRVVVCGYGDVGKGTAASFKGTGAIITVTEVDPICALQAAMDGFEVKRLETVVEKADIVITTTGNKDIVRGEHFLAMKDKTIVCNIGHFDNEIDVAWLNNNYGETKDEIKPQVDKYTIDGKDIILLAEGRLVNLGCATGHPSFVMSNSFTNQTLAQIELWNNTDKYENKVYMLPKHLDEKVAALHLEKIGVELTKLNEDQAKYIGVEVEGPFKPEYYRY; this comes from the coding sequence ATGTCTACGAACACAGTGCCTTATACGGCGTATAAAGTAAAAGATATTTCCCTTGCTGCATGGGGACGTAAAGAAATTGAACTGGCAGAAGCTGAAATGCCGGGATTAATGGCGCTTCGTGAAGAATATAAAGAAGAACAACCTCTTAAAGGTGCACGTATCGCTGGTTGTTTACACATGACAATACAAACTGCGGTACTTATTGAAACCTTAAAGGCCCTTGGTGCAGAAGTTACCTGGAGCTCCTGTAATATTTTCTCTACTCAGGATCAGGCTGCTGCTGCTATTGCAGAAGCTGGAATTCCTGTATACGCCTGGAAAGGAATGACAGAAGAGGAATTTGACTGGTGTATTGAACAGACACTCTTCTTTGGTGAAGATCGTAAACCATTAAATATGATTTTAGATGATGGTGGCGACTTGACCAATATGGTTTTGGATAAATATCCGGAACTGGCGAAAGATGTAAAAGGTCTTTCTGAAGAAACTACTACTGGAGTTCACCGTCTTTACGAGCGTATGAAAAACGGAACACTTCCTATGCCGGCCATTAACGTGAACGACTCGGTTACAAAATCGAAATTTGACAACAAATTTGGATGCCGTGAGAGTGCTGTAGATGCAATTCGTCGTGCTACCGATGTAATGTTAGCTGGTAAACGCGTTGTGGTTTGTGGTTATGGTGATGTTGGAAAAGGAACTGCAGCTTCTTTTAAAGGAACCGGTGCTATTATTACAGTTACTGAAGTGGATCCTATTTGCGCATTACAAGCAGCAATGGATGGTTTTGAAGTAAAACGTCTTGAAACTGTAGTAGAAAAAGCTGATATTGTAATTACTACAACAGGAAATAAAGATATCGTTCGTGGCGAGCACTTCCTAGCAATGAAAGATAAAACTATCGTATGTAATATTGGGCATTTTGATAACGAAATTGATGTTGCCTGGTTAAACAACAATTATGGTGAAACTAAAGATGAAATCAAACCACAGGTAGATAAGTACACTATCGATGGTAAAGATATCATTCTTCTTGCTGAAGGACGTTTAGTGAACTTAGGCTGTGCTACAGGGCATCCAAGTTTTGTAATGAGTAACTCATTTACAAACCAGACTTTAGCACAAATCGAACTTTGGAATAATACCGATAAGTATGAGAACAAAGTTTACATGTTACCTAAACATTTAGATGAAAAAGTAGCGGCTTTACACCTTGAAAAAATTGGTGTAGAATTAACGAAACTTAATGAAGACCAGGCTAAATATATTGGCGTTGAAGTTGAAGGTCCGTTCAAACCTGAATACTATAGATACTAG
- a CDS encoding helix-turn-helix domain-containing protein yields MIERLEIVRKREGLNKAEFERKLSKSSGYLNMLKRRNSYPSAEVIANFSRAFPRYSLEWLLTNEGQMLRRMHEFPKKNLKKTNYYHSSEEKIDKISKNQSELFQTLLKIEKLLIHLLQNQS; encoded by the coding sequence ATGATTGAACGTTTAGAAATTGTACGCAAAAGAGAAGGCCTAAACAAAGCGGAATTTGAACGAAAGTTATCGAAGTCTAGTGGCTATCTTAATATGCTAAAGCGCCGTAATAGCTATCCAAGTGCAGAAGTAATTGCTAATTTTTCAAGAGCCTTCCCTCGATATAGCCTGGAGTGGCTTTTAACAAATGAAGGGCAAATGCTGCGGAGAATGCATGAATTCCCCAAAAAAAACCTAAAGAAAACTAACTATTATCATAGTAGTGAAGAAAAAATAGATAAGATCAGTAAAAATCAATCTGAGTTATTTCAGACTTTATTAAAAATAGAAAAACTACTTATACATCTTTTACAAAACCAATCATAA
- a CDS encoding winged helix-turn-helix transcriptional regulator, with product MMKNEINFSETENCPVRNILDRFGDKWSTLVILILGNYDTLRFNELQKMIGSISQKMLTVTLKKLETDGLVTRKVYAQVPPKVEYSLTDLGLSLLPKLESLVKWANENMHQITKNRSFSK from the coding sequence ATGATGAAAAATGAAATAAATTTTTCAGAAACTGAAAATTGTCCGGTTCGAAATATCTTAGATCGTTTTGGAGATAAATGGTCTACTTTGGTTATTTTAATTTTGGGAAATTATGATACTCTTCGTTTTAATGAATTACAAAAAATGATTGGGAGTATTTCCCAAAAAATGCTTACTGTAACGCTAAAAAAGCTAGAGACCGATGGTTTAGTGACCCGAAAGGTTTATGCTCAGGTTCCTCCAAAAGTAGAATATTCTTTAACAGATCTGGGGTTAAGTTTATTGCCAAAGCTTGAAAGTCTGGTAAAATGGGCTAATGAAAATATGCATCAAATTACTAAAAACCGATCTTTCAGTAAATAA
- a CDS encoding SDR family oxidoreductase — protein sequence MKKTLITGATGSLGQLLVSVLKSKADASNIAVLVRDTAKDIVKEYESQGLDIRVSDYENTDKLKVAFEGIEQVFLISGSDLDARLQQHKNVIEAAIAANVKHIFYTSSVRKTESKDAPLDAVISGHAQTEEAILNSGLDYTILRHNLYSEVVPMFIGDKEQLLKTKAIYLPTENGKVAFIPRKDFAEAEANIVVSSEDYRNKIYEFNGSTLFSFEEISEILTDILGEKIAYVSPKVDEFESQMKTAGLPDPIVGMLSMFSQGIANGEFNFEKTDIEKVLGRKSQSLKDFLSQVYA from the coding sequence ATGAAAAAGACATTGATCACCGGTGCAACAGGAAGTTTAGGTCAACTTCTTGTAAGCGTTCTAAAGAGTAAAGCAGATGCAAGCAACATCGCTGTTTTAGTAAGAGATACTGCAAAGGATATTGTAAAAGAGTATGAATCGCAAGGTTTAGATATCAGAGTATCGGACTATGAAAATACTGACAAATTAAAAGTCGCTTTTGAAGGTATAGAGCAGGTCTTTTTAATTTCGGGTAGCGATCTTGATGCCCGCCTGCAACAACACAAAAATGTTATTGAAGCGGCTATAGCGGCCAACGTAAAACATATTTTCTACACCAGTTCAGTAAGAAAAACAGAAAGTAAAGATGCTCCGCTAGATGCTGTGATTAGCGGACATGCACAAACCGAAGAAGCGATTTTAAATTCTGGTTTAGATTACACAATCCTAAGACACAATCTTTATAGTGAAGTCGTGCCCATGTTTATTGGCGACAAAGAGCAGTTACTAAAAACAAAGGCTATTTACTTACCTACCGAAAACGGAAAAGTAGCATTTATCCCCAGAAAAGATTTTGCTGAAGCAGAAGCTAATATTGTTGTTTCTTCTGAAGATTACCGCAATAAAATATATGAGTTTAACGGAAGTACACTGTTTTCTTTCGAAGAAATTAGCGAAATCCTAACTGATATCTTAGGTGAGAAAATTGCTTATGTTTCCCCTAAAGTAGATGAATTTGAATCCCAAATGAAAACTGCCGGTTTACCAGATCCAATCGTTGGAATGTTAAGCATGTTTAGCCAGGGAATAGCCAATGGGGAATTTAATTTTGAAAAAACCGACATTGAAAAAGTACTCGGTAGAAAGTCCCAGTCTCTAAAAGATTTTTTGAGCCAAGTTTACGCTTAA
- a CDS encoding DUF4301 family protein, which produces MKLNESDILQIQDKGLTTEEVKRQVEIFKRGNIKVDIQEAATVGNGISAISDEERTEYIRAYEHKKEELDILKFVPASGAATRMFKALHNFVDEFNPDKQELREYLDEKGDSSLRTFFNHIEKLPFYTEAIKAAKKDNSDFDNLSDDEKNKLIAENVLYAKGLGLSDLPKGLVPFHKYDNVVVTAFEEHLYEAAKYAESKGVVKSHFTVGQDDKDKFEAEFEKVKNRVEEKTGSKFEVSYSYQDPKTDTIAVDGENAPFRTEEGSMFFRPGGHGALIDNLNHQDADIIFIKNIDNVVIWESLGDVADYKKMLAGKLLELKDETFNLIKALQNDPSEEVLKDASDFLTQKLFVKSLSGDESAAEYIEKLDRPLRVCGMVKNEGEPGGGPFLVKDEDGEISLQIIEGAQIDDDNPEQVKLVKESTHFNPVDIVCSVRKPEGNTYDLEKYVDPNTSFIANKTKDGKPLKALERPGLWNGAMAKWNTVFVEVPVTTFNPVKTVADLLKESHQPVND; this is translated from the coding sequence GTGAAATTAAACGAATCAGACATTCTGCAAATTCAGGATAAGGGCTTAACCACTGAAGAGGTAAAGCGACAGGTTGAAATTTTTAAGCGAGGAAATATTAAAGTAGATATTCAGGAGGCAGCAACCGTTGGTAATGGTATTTCGGCTATTTCAGATGAAGAGCGTACGGAGTATATAAGAGCCTATGAGCATAAGAAGGAAGAGCTGGATATTTTAAAATTTGTTCCAGCTTCTGGAGCTGCGACAAGAATGTTTAAAGCACTTCATAATTTCGTAGATGAATTTAATCCAGATAAACAAGAATTGCGTGAGTATCTGGATGAAAAAGGTGATTCTAGTCTTCGAACATTCTTTAATCATATAGAAAAATTACCTTTTTATACTGAAGCGATAAAGGCTGCGAAGAAAGATAATAGTGATTTCGACAATCTTAGCGATGATGAAAAGAATAAGCTAATTGCTGAAAATGTGTTATATGCCAAGGGGCTTGGATTAAGCGACCTGCCTAAAGGTTTGGTTCCTTTTCATAAATATGATAATGTAGTTGTTACCGCTTTTGAGGAACATCTTTATGAAGCAGCAAAATATGCGGAAAGTAAAGGAGTGGTAAAATCCCATTTTACCGTAGGCCAGGATGATAAAGATAAATTTGAGGCTGAATTTGAGAAAGTTAAGAATAGAGTTGAAGAAAAAACAGGTTCCAAATTCGAAGTTTCTTATTCCTATCAGGATCCAAAGACAGATACTATTGCGGTGGATGGAGAGAACGCTCCATTTAGAACAGAAGAGGGAAGTATGTTTTTCCGTCCAGGAGGGCATGGAGCTTTGATTGACAACTTAAACCATCAAGATGCAGATATCATTTTTATTAAAAATATAGATAATGTTGTGATATGGGAAAGCCTTGGTGACGTTGCAGATTATAAAAAAATGCTTGCCGGAAAATTACTCGAGTTAAAAGATGAAACCTTCAATTTAATCAAGGCGTTACAGAATGATCCTTCAGAGGAGGTGTTAAAGGATGCTTCTGATTTTCTGACTCAGAAGCTTTTTGTAAAATCCCTTTCAGGAGATGAATCGGCAGCAGAATATATTGAAAAACTTGATCGCCCGTTACGTGTTTGCGGCATGGTTAAAAATGAGGGAGAACCTGGGGGAGGACCTTTTCTAGTAAAAGATGAAGATGGTGAAATTTCTTTACAAATTATTGAAGGTGCGCAAATAGATGATGATAACCCCGAGCAGGTGAAACTCGTTAAAGAATCAACACACTTTAATCCTGTAGATATTGTTTGTAGTGTTAGAAAACCCGAAGGAAATACTTACGATCTGGAGAAGTATGTAGATCCGAATACGAGTTTTATAGCGAATAAAACAAAAGATGGAAAACCTTTAAAGGCCTTAGAACGTCCAGGTTTATGGAATGGGGCAATGGCTAAATGGAATACGGTCTTTGTTGAAGTACCGGTAACCACTTTTAATCCTGTAAAAACCGTAGCAGATCTTTTAAAGGAAAGCCATCAACCGGTTAATGATTAA
- a CDS encoding phytase translates to MSRIKSILICLMLASCGQQLPEIAPDVVTEKTLHDTDDPAIWVNRENPEESIVFGTDKDTDGAIYAFDLDGKVIEAKTMRNFKRPNNVDVEYDVKLSDSTVTDIMIFTEREREQIRVFSVPDMKPLDNGGFKVFQDTRENEMSLPMGVSIYKSPQSGKTYAIVGRKNGPKEGYLHQIELVPSEKGFTPKLVREFGLFSGKKEIEAIAVDDELGFVYCSDEGDGIRKYYAEPDMGNKEIAIFGAEHFKDDIEGIAISTYPDGKGQIIVSNQQQGTFNFFNREDNSFEYALNLGTTETDGCEVTTASLGDKFPNGLFVSMNDNGEKNFFYHDLSRLKKPVEAEK, encoded by the coding sequence ATGAGTAGAATAAAATCGATCCTAATTTGCCTAATGTTAGCCTCTTGCGGCCAGCAATTACCAGAAATCGCTCCAGATGTGGTTACTGAAAAAACATTACATGACACCGATGATCCGGCAATTTGGGTAAACAGGGAAAACCCTGAAGAAAGCATTGTTTTTGGAACCGATAAAGATACCGATGGTGCAATTTACGCTTTCGATCTTGATGGAAAGGTTATCGAAGCTAAAACCATGAGAAACTTTAAGCGCCCTAATAATGTAGATGTGGAGTATGATGTAAAACTTTCTGATAGTACCGTAACAGACATTATGATTTTTACTGAAAGGGAAAGAGAACAAATCAGAGTTTTCTCGGTGCCAGATATGAAGCCCCTTGATAATGGTGGTTTTAAGGTCTTTCAGGATACTCGGGAGAACGAAATGAGTTTGCCTATGGGGGTTTCGATCTATAAATCACCACAATCTGGAAAGACCTATGCTATCGTTGGCCGTAAAAACGGGCCTAAAGAAGGCTATTTACATCAGATCGAATTAGTGCCTTCAGAAAAGGGATTTACACCAAAGTTAGTTCGGGAATTTGGATTGTTTAGTGGGAAAAAGGAAATCGAAGCAATTGCTGTAGACGATGAACTCGGATTTGTATATTGCTCTGATGAAGGCGATGGTATTCGTAAATATTATGCCGAGCCAGATATGGGTAATAAAGAAATAGCCATTTTTGGCGCAGAACATTTTAAAGATGATATCGAGGGCATTGCTATTTCTACATATCCTGATGGAAAGGGGCAGATTATAGTTTCTAACCAGCAACAAGGAACATTTAATTTCTTTAATAGGGAAGATAACAGTTTTGAATATGCGCTGAATTTAGGAACTACAGAAACCGATGGCTGTGAAGTAACCACGGCTTCCCTGGGAGATAAATTCCCCAATGGTTTGTTTGTTTCTATGAACGATAACGGAGAAAAGAATTTCTTTTATCATGATTTAAGCCGATTAAAAAAGCCGGTAGAGGCTGAAAAATAA
- the arfB gene encoding alternative ribosome rescue aminoacyl-tRNA hydrolase ArfB, which yields MINQEELIKELDFRAVKSSGPGGQHVNKTASKVELYFNIASSSVLTEIQKERLQNTFSTRITKDNILILQNGNSRSQHKNKSAVINQFLEMIKTGTKAPKVRKKTKPGKMAKLKRLRAKKIQAEKKQSRKNPLK from the coding sequence ATGATTAATCAGGAAGAGTTAATAAAAGAACTCGATTTTAGAGCGGTAAAAAGCAGTGGCCCCGGTGGGCAGCATGTTAATAAAACCGCCTCTAAAGTCGAGTTGTATTTTAATATAGCCTCATCTTCCGTACTTACTGAAATTCAGAAAGAGCGATTACAAAATACTTTTTCTACAAGGATTACTAAGGACAATATCCTTATTCTTCAAAATGGTAATTCCAGAAGTCAACATAAAAATAAAAGTGCGGTAATCAATCAGTTTCTGGAAATGATTAAAACTGGCACAAAAGCTCCAAAAGTCCGAAAAAAAACAAAGCCGGGTAAAATGGCGAAGTTAAAAAGACTGAGAGCAAAGAAGATTCAGGCAGAGAAAAAGCAGAGTAGAAAAAATCCATTAAAATAA
- a CDS encoding 4'-phosphopantetheinyl transferase family protein, whose amino-acid sequence MPLFKTITPRKGTKVFIWKVEESLEWLSEGISLTNHCAKRVDGMKSEIHRRGFMSIRHLMAEAGYVDQDLWYDDLGKPHLKDGQYISITHSFNFTGIIVSNQPVGIDIEKQRDKIIKIANKFTPLREYHTLANEEAIIRKLTIVWGSKESIYKVHAQPGLGFLEHIYIKDFDFEDAVTRGTVTFEGEKTEYELEFLEFEGFTCVYTFLLN is encoded by the coding sequence ATGCCTCTTTTCAAAACAATAACACCACGAAAAGGAACTAAAGTCTTCATTTGGAAGGTGGAAGAGTCTTTGGAGTGGCTAAGTGAGGGTATAAGTTTAACTAATCACTGTGCAAAGAGAGTCGATGGAATGAAATCTGAAATTCATCGGCGTGGTTTTATGAGTATTCGGCATCTTATGGCGGAAGCCGGTTATGTAGATCAGGATTTGTGGTATGATGATTTGGGAAAACCACACCTTAAAGATGGTCAGTATATTTCGATTACCCATTCTTTTAATTTTACCGGAATTATTGTGAGCAACCAGCCGGTAGGAATCGATATTGAAAAACAACGTGATAAAATTATAAAGATCGCCAATAAATTTACGCCGCTTAGGGAATATCATACACTTGCAAATGAAGAAGCAATTATTCGAAAATTAACCATCGTTTGGGGAAGTAAGGAATCTATTTATAAAGTTCATGCTCAGCCAGGATTGGGTTTTTTAGAGCATATTTATATCAAAGATTTTGATTTTGAAGACGCCGTTACCCGCGGAACTGTTACTTTTGAAGGCGAAAAAACCGAGTATGAACTGGAGTTCCTGGAATTTGAAGGATTTACCTGTGTTTATACGTTTTTGCTAAATTAA
- a CDS encoding phosphoglycerol geranylgeranyltransferase, giving the protein MPKILDAIIKASKINKKLLAVLIDPEKFATENYSYFIEKLPEAVTHIFVGGSTATTAQSEVCVDFIKTKTNLPVILFPGDKEQITEKADGILLLSLISGRNPEYLIEQHIKAVPKLLNAGLEIIPTGYLLLDGGNQSAVARVSKTKPIQQDEIELIRNTALAGAMLGKQLVYLEAGSGALIPVSEKVIAEVKRDLNIPLIVGGGIRNATQLKKAYKAGADLVVIGTAFENGEFK; this is encoded by the coding sequence ATGCCTAAAATTTTAGATGCCATTATTAAAGCATCGAAAATCAATAAAAAACTACTTGCGGTTTTAATTGACCCTGAAAAGTTTGCTACGGAAAACTATAGCTATTTTATCGAAAAACTACCTGAAGCAGTTACCCATATTTTTGTAGGAGGTAGTACTGCGACCACAGCGCAATCTGAAGTTTGCGTAGATTTTATAAAAACCAAAACTAATTTACCTGTTATTTTATTTCCAGGGGACAAAGAGCAGATTACTGAAAAGGCAGACGGGATTTTATTATTGAGTTTAATTTCGGGAAGAAATCCTGAGTATCTTATCGAACAACATATAAAAGCGGTGCCTAAATTATTGAATGCAGGCCTGGAAATTATTCCAACGGGCTATTTGCTCTTAGACGGCGGCAATCAAAGTGCCGTGGCACGAGTAAGTAAAACGAAGCCTATTCAGCAAGATGAAATTGAGTTAATTAGAAACACAGCTTTGGCTGGTGCGATGTTAGGAAAGCAACTTGTTTATCTGGAAGCTGGGAGTGGAGCTTTAATTCCCGTTTCAGAAAAAGTAATCGCTGAAGTGAAAAGGGATTTAAATATTCCGCTTATTGTAGGTGGAGGAATTCGAAATGCAACGCAACTTAAAAAGGCGTATAAAGCCGGGGCAGATCTTGTGGTTATAGGGACCGCTTTTGAAAATGGAGAATTTAAATAG
- a CDS encoding sigma-54-dependent transcriptional regulator: MPKILIVEDDVPFGTMLKTFLSKRGYEAALCFSGGDALKLIANSEFNLVLTDVRLPDYDGLEILKEVKSNNPSTQVIVMTSYAEISMAVQAMKDGAFDYVSKPFRPESILQTIENALNTEIVEQGIPKRKIASEKSKKVDDSVQYIKGVSDASRKLNDYIELVAPTNMSVLITGESGTGKENVAKSIHYQSKRKDAPFIAVDCGAIPKEIASSEFFGHIKGSFTGAINDKTGHFKAANGGTLFLDEIGNLSYELQVQLLRALQERRIKPVGSNKEIEVDIRVVTATNEDLSQAVKDGEFREDLYHRLNEFSIKVPSLKDRKEDLMLFADHFLEEANAELEKEVVGFTDEAVEAFKNYTWPGNLRELKNMVKRAVLLTQDKLIPMKVLPHEIATAEKREEDYGLFKNKNEEKLILEALEKTGGNKSKAARMLSIDRKTLYNKLKQYNIKL; encoded by the coding sequence ATGCCAAAGATTCTCATAGTAGAAGACGACGTTCCTTTCGGTACCATGCTCAAAACATTTCTATCTAAAAGAGGTTACGAAGCAGCGCTTTGTTTTTCAGGTGGGGATGCATTAAAACTAATAGCTAATTCAGAATTTAATCTTGTACTTACCGATGTGCGGCTTCCAGATTACGATGGTTTAGAGATATTAAAAGAGGTGAAATCCAATAATCCCTCTACTCAGGTAATTGTAATGACCAGTTATGCGGAAATTAGTATGGCTGTGCAGGCAATGAAAGACGGTGCCTTTGATTATGTAAGTAAGCCATTTAGGCCCGAATCTATTTTACAAACTATAGAGAATGCTTTAAATACCGAGATTGTCGAGCAAGGAATACCTAAAAGAAAAATAGCAAGCGAAAAAAGCAAAAAAGTAGATGACAGTGTTCAATATATTAAGGGAGTTAGTGATGCGTCACGTAAACTCAATGATTATATAGAGCTTGTGGCACCTACCAATATGTCGGTTTTAATTACCGGCGAGAGCGGTACCGGAAAAGAGAATGTTGCTAAAAGTATTCATTATCAAAGCAAGCGTAAAGATGCTCCTTTTATCGCAGTGGATTGTGGAGCGATCCCTAAAGAGATTGCTTCCAGTGAGTTTTTTGGTCATATTAAAGGTTCATTTACTGGGGCAATAAACGATAAAACAGGCCATTTTAAAGCAGCAAATGGCGGAACATTATTCCTTGATGAAATAGGAAATCTTAGCTATGAGCTTCAGGTGCAATTATTGAGGGCTCTGCAGGAACGCCGAATTAAACCGGTGGGAAGTAATAAAGAAATAGAAGTTGATATTCGGGTGGTTACCGCAACCAACGAAGATCTATCTCAGGCCGTAAAGGACGGAGAGTTTAGAGAAGATTTATACCATCGTCTAAATGAGTTTTCCATAAAAGTTCCCTCTTTAAAAGATCGTAAAGAGGATCTTATGCTTTTTGCAGATCATTTTTTAGAAGAAGCCAATGCCGAGTTAGAGAAAGAAGTTGTTGGTTTTACCGATGAAGCGGTTGAAGCTTTTAAAAATTATACCTGGCCCGGAAATTTACGTGAGCTCAAAAATATGGTAAAACGTGCCGTATTACTTACACAGGATAAACTAATCCCAATGAAAGTTTTACCACACGAGATTGCGACTGCTGAAAAAAGGGAAGAGGATTACGGACTTTTTAAAAATAAGAACGAGGAGAAGCTAATCCTGGAAGCTTTAGAAAAAACAGGAGGTAATAAAAGTAAGGCGGCCAGAATGTTGTCTATAGACCGAAAAACGCTTTACAACAAGCTTAAGCAATATAATATCAAACTATAA
- a CDS encoding Dabb family protein — MRTIFKIGLGLFFFLTFSTMKAQEHQQREFDKNFTHVVYFWLNNPDSEQDRADFLKSLNKFMENSLYAKTKFIGEPAGTPREVVDGSFTYSLILSFPSKEIQDKYQKEKAHLKFIEESENLWKRVQVYDSVGIK, encoded by the coding sequence ATGAGAACAATTTTTAAGATAGGGCTGGGACTTTTTTTCTTCTTAACTTTTAGTACTATGAAGGCGCAAGAACATCAACAACGAGAATTTGATAAAAACTTTACCCACGTGGTCTATTTTTGGCTTAACAATCCAGACAGCGAGCAGGATCGAGCCGATTTTCTAAAATCTTTAAACAAATTCATGGAAAATAGTTTGTATGCGAAGACCAAATTTATTGGAGAACCGGCAGGAACACCGCGAGAAGTGGTCGATGGGTCCTTTACCTATTCTTTAATACTAAGTTTTCCCTCAAAAGAAATTCAGGATAAATATCAAAAAGAGAAAGCGCATTTAAAGTTTATCGAAGAATCCGAGAATTTATGGAAGCGAGTGCAGGTGTATGATTCGGTTGGGATAAAGTAA
- the pnuC gene encoding nicotinamide riboside transporter PnuC has translation MEQLSDFFLDSYRDASTFNIILEAVVFIFGILSVYYSKKENLLVYPTGLIATVITVYLLYKAEYYGDMMMNFYYSVMSVYGWINWARKKDGEPVVPITRTNTKEKLVGFALFLLTMIVTYLVYRAFDYEIKMVNYIDIFTSGVFFTAMWYMAIKKLENWTLWIFADIITVPLYAYRGLGMLSLQYIIFTILAIQGYLVWKRNLGSHVNL, from the coding sequence ATGGAACAACTCTCTGATTTTTTTCTTGATTCTTATAGAGATGCTTCAACTTTTAATATAATTCTTGAGGCCGTTGTATTTATTTTTGGGATTTTAAGTGTTTATTATTCTAAAAAAGAAAATCTCCTGGTATACCCAACCGGGCTTATTGCAACTGTAATTACCGTTTATTTATTGTATAAAGCCGAATATTACGGGGATATGATGATGAATTTTTATTATTCGGTAATGAGCGTATATGGCTGGATTAACTGGGCGCGTAAAAAAGATGGTGAACCGGTTGTGCCAATTACCCGAACTAATACAAAAGAAAAACTAGTGGGATTTGCTCTGTTTTTACTTACCATGATCGTCACTTATTTAGTGTATAGAGCCTTCGATTATGAAATAAAAATGGTTAATTATATCGATATTTTTACTTCTGGAGTGTTTTTTACGGCAATGTGGTATATGGCGATTAAAAAATTAGAGAACTGGACACTTTGGATTTTTGCAGATATTATTACAGTCCCGCTCTATGCGTATAGAGGGTTGGGAATGCTTTCTCTACAATATATTATATTTACCATTTTGGCCATTCAGGGATATTTGGTTTGGAAAAGAAACTTGGGGAGTCATGTGAACTTATAA